Proteins co-encoded in one Bacillus paramycoides genomic window:
- a CDS encoding LysE family transporter, producing the protein MGIFLSYVFLGLSLSAPMGPINAAQLEKGIRSGFFHAWILGIGALIADIIYMALIYLGVIHFLEKEIIKVFLWSFGAFVLIYTGIESLKNANQISISNTRNDDSIIKSFFSGFFMSLSNPLTILFWLGIFGSILAKAASSYNKEQLLLYSFGTILGIFIWDITMASTSSIFRKFLNTRILSLIMIVSGISLIIYGLYFGFQTYQIIFQ; encoded by the coding sequence GTGGGCATATTTTTAAGCTATGTTTTCTTAGGTTTATCATTATCTGCTCCAATGGGGCCTATTAATGCTGCACAGTTAGAAAAAGGTATTAGGAGTGGGTTTTTTCACGCTTGGATTCTTGGCATAGGAGCCTTAATTGCAGATATTATCTATATGGCGCTTATTTATTTAGGTGTCATTCATTTCCTCGAAAAAGAGATTATAAAAGTTTTTTTATGGTCTTTCGGGGCTTTTGTTTTAATCTATACAGGTATCGAAAGTTTAAAAAACGCGAATCAAATTAGCATTAGTAATACGAGAAATGATGATTCAATTATTAAAAGCTTTTTTTCTGGTTTCTTTATGTCTTTATCTAATCCATTAACAATTCTATTTTGGCTTGGAATTTTCGGCTCTATATTAGCAAAAGCCGCTTCTTCCTATAATAAAGAGCAGCTTTTGTTATATAGCTTTGGTACCATTTTAGGTATTTTTATTTGGGATATTACGATGGCAAGTACATCTAGTATATTTCGTAAATTTTTGAATACTCGTATATTGTCTCTTATAATGATAGTATCTGGAATATCACTTATTATTTATGGATTA
- a CDS encoding YqcI/YcgG family protein: MTIIYDKDSLQKNITNLPHWQQEAFRSFKLKMTDKNKPFPCIPAQHGFTANHLRYGFIGDPRDTNTSADFATLLKEYTECSRDTGQYASLIVFIHTPIDLKQETTVEDFEHIYWSLLNTTSRLDEMEWPMHIPKDPMENTWEFCFHNESYFVYCATPAHVNRKSRHFSCMMLALTPRWVLQEIMNSEKRTRKLKNLIRQRLAAYDKAPIHPSLKDYGEKDNYEWQQYFLRDDETIPSKCPFSRIIKYLHKNK; the protein is encoded by the coding sequence ATGACTATAATTTACGATAAAGACTCTTTACAAAAAAATATTACTAACCTTCCACATTGGCAACAAGAAGCTTTCCGTTCTTTTAAATTAAAAATGACAGATAAAAATAAACCTTTCCCTTGTATCCCAGCTCAACACGGCTTTACAGCCAATCACCTCCGGTACGGATTCATTGGTGATCCTAGAGATACGAATACTAGCGCTGATTTTGCCACATTACTTAAAGAATATACGGAATGTTCTAGAGACACAGGGCAATACGCTTCACTTATTGTTTTTATTCATACACCAATAGATTTAAAGCAAGAAACTACCGTTGAGGATTTTGAACATATTTATTGGTCTCTACTTAATACAACTAGCCGTTTGGACGAGATGGAATGGCCTATGCACATTCCAAAAGATCCTATGGAAAACACTTGGGAATTTTGCTTTCATAATGAATCATATTTTGTTTATTGCGCTACACCTGCCCATGTTAATAGAAAAAGTAGACATTTTTCATGTATGATGCTTGCTTTAACTCCTAGATGGGTTTTACAGGAAATTATGAATTCTGAGAAACGCACACGAAAACTAAAAAACTTAATACGTCAACGTCTAGCTGCTTATGACAAAGCTCCTATTCACCCTTCTCTTAAAGATTATGGTGAAAAAGATAATTATGAATGGCAGCAATATTTTTTACGTGATGATGAAACAATTCCATCCAAATGTCCGTTTTCTCGAATCATAAAATACTTGCATAAAAATAAGTAA
- a CDS encoding DUF2243 domain-containing protein, producing the protein MGTKTDNTSYLTSSVYLTRNLWSGILFGLGLVAFIDETIFHQLLHWHHFYDKSTTDIGLISDGLFHAFSWFATIGSLFMVADLRRRNAFWLKRWWSGLMLGSGGFQLYDGIIQHKLMKIHQIRYVNNVLIYDVIWNIIATVMVLIGILLVFQTRTDERLLRGKSLDEQ; encoded by the coding sequence ATGGGTACTAAAACCGATAATACAAGCTATTTAACCTCTTCTGTTTATTTGACCCGTAATCTATGGTCAGGTATCTTGTTTGGCCTAGGGTTAGTAGCTTTTATAGATGAAACTATTTTTCATCAACTGCTACATTGGCACCATTTTTATGATAAATCTACAACAGATATTGGACTGATTTCAGATGGTCTTTTTCATGCTTTTAGTTGGTTTGCAACGATTGGTTCCTTGTTTATGGTTGCTGATCTTCGCCGTAGAAATGCATTTTGGTTGAAAAGATGGTGGAGCGGGTTAATGCTTGGTAGTGGTGGATTTCAATTATATGACGGTATAATTCAACATAAACTAATGAAAATACATCAGATTCGATACGTAAATAATGTTCTTATCTACGACGTAATATGGAATATAATTGCGACTGTAATGGTCTTAATTGGAATTCTACTAGTTTTTCAGACAAGAACCGATGAAAGATTATTGAGAGGGAAAAGTTTAGATGAACAATAA
- a CDS encoding MBL fold metallo-hydrolase, with protein MDNEMNYGSDYKFIPATSIKSGHGIELLPDLFCYTIQIVNICFVGNPETNDFVLVDAGMPKCANEIISVTEKRFGTNSRPKAIILTHGHFDHVGGIIELIKYWDVPVYAHQMEIPFLTGQQSYPEPDPTVEGGMVAKMSPLFPNEPIDLGNSVKALPTDGTVTHMPEFRWIHTPGHTPGHISLFREKDRTLIAGDAFVTVKQEYLYKVFTQEQEISGPPRYLTTDWKAAKKSIIKLEEIKPLVAITGHGIPMSGELLSTSLKTLVQEFDKIAVPDYGKYVDKKIH; from the coding sequence TTGGACAATGAAATGAATTACGGAAGTGATTACAAGTTTATTCCAGCAACTTCAATTAAAAGTGGTCACGGTATCGAACTATTACCTGATTTATTTTGTTATACGATTCAAATCGTCAACATTTGTTTTGTTGGAAACCCTGAGACTAATGATTTTGTTTTAGTTGATGCTGGAATGCCTAAATGTGCAAATGAAATTATCTCTGTTACTGAGAAGCGATTTGGTACAAATAGCCGTCCAAAAGCAATTATTTTAACTCACGGGCATTTTGATCATGTTGGAGGAATAATTGAACTCATTAAGTATTGGGATGTTCCAGTCTATGCCCATCAAATGGAGATACCGTTCTTGACTGGACAACAAAGCTATCCTGAACCAGATCCAACAGTTGAAGGTGGTATGGTAGCGAAAATGTCTCCCCTGTTCCCTAATGAACCGATTGATTTAGGAAATAGCGTAAAAGCACTACCTACCGATGGAACTGTTACCCATATGCCAGAGTTTAGATGGATTCATACACCAGGGCATACTCCTGGGCACATTTCATTATTCCGAGAAAAAGACCGAACTTTAATTGCTGGGGACGCTTTTGTTACGGTGAAACAGGAATATCTATATAAAGTATTTACTCAGGAACAGGAAATAAGCGGACCACCCCGTTATTTAACAACAGATTGGAAAGCCGCTAAAAAATCAATCATTAAATTAGAAGAAATAAAGCCTCTAGTCGCTATTACTGGACATGGGATACCAATGTCAGGTGAATTGCTATCAACAAGCCTCAAAACACTCGTTCAAGAATTTGATAAAATCGCTGTACCCGATTATGGAAAATATGTAGACAAAAAGATACATTAA
- a CDS encoding macrolide family glycosyltransferase yields MAKVLMFNFPGEGHVNPTLALIEELVKRGEEVVYYCVEEYKGKIEKTGASFRPYENFLEKVDMLERMNGKIHPSELLLHMVKSMDKIIKIIIEELEEEKYDYVIYDNNFAVGWIIAEALNVPRISSCTTFAVTKKVFNALMNNHNEGDKTSPSYQEVTRILEKWQKVYGFSMNEKKNVMTCAGNITLVYTSEFFQPDVEELDDSYIFVGPSITSRKDMQEITYKQKEEEKLIYISMGTVFNQQMDFYYTCFETFKNFPATIILSVGKHIDINQLKNVPHNFKVYNYVPQLEVLKQANLFITHGGMNSSSESLYFGVPMIVIPVMGDQPIVAQRIEDLKAGIQLNLKNLTPATLYNTVMEVLYNDVYLENSHKIKCTLKDAGGYIKAADTIEIFKMNMDIK; encoded by the coding sequence ATGGCAAAGGTACTGATGTTTAATTTTCCAGGGGAAGGACATGTGAATCCAACTCTTGCTCTTATTGAAGAATTAGTAAAAAGAGGAGAAGAAGTTGTTTACTATTGTGTAGAGGAGTATAAGGGGAAGATTGAAAAAACAGGAGCTTCGTTTCGTCCATATGAAAATTTTTTAGAAAAAGTAGACATGTTAGAAAGAATGAATGGAAAAATACATCCCTCTGAACTATTATTACATATGGTAAAATCCATGGACAAAATAATAAAGATTATTATAGAAGAGCTGGAAGAAGAAAAATATGATTATGTAATATATGATAACAATTTTGCAGTAGGATGGATTATAGCTGAAGCACTAAATGTACCTAGAATTTCTTCATGTACAACATTCGCAGTTACTAAAAAGGTATTTAACGCCCTGATGAACAATCACAATGAAGGAGATAAAACATCACCTTCCTATCAAGAAGTTACGCGTATTCTAGAAAAATGGCAAAAGGTATATGGTTTTTCTATGAATGAAAAGAAAAATGTAATGACGTGTGCTGGAAATATTACTCTTGTATATACATCTGAATTCTTCCAACCAGATGTGGAGGAATTAGATGATTCTTATATTTTTGTTGGTCCCTCTATTACATCACGGAAAGATATGCAAGAAATTACTTATAAACAAAAGGAAGAAGAGAAACTTATTTATATTTCTATGGGAACTGTATTTAATCAACAAATGGATTTTTATTATACATGTTTTGAAACATTTAAAAATTTTCCTGCTACTATCATATTATCTGTAGGAAAACATATTGACATTAACCAATTGAAAAATGTTCCACATAATTTCAAGGTTTATAATTATGTGCCTCAGCTAGAGGTCTTGAAACAGGCTAATCTTTTTATTACACATGGGGGAATGAATAGTTCTAGTGAAAGTTTGTATTTTGGTGTTCCTATGATCGTTATACCAGTTATGGGAGATCAACCGATAGTGGCTCAAAGAATAGAAGATTTAAAAGCTGGCATACAATTAAATCTAAAAAATCTTACTCCAGCGACATTATATAATACAGTAATGGAGGTATTATATAATGATGTATACTTAGAAAATAGTCATAAAATTAAATGTACTTTAAAAGATGCTGGTGGATATATTAAAGCTGCTGACACAATAGAAATATTTAAGATGAACATGGATATTAAATAA
- a CDS encoding cytochrome c oxidase assembly protein: MNNNHLHHEIWSLLDFSLFVFILIILIIYVVATVLSNRQYKRWPLYRSVFWVLGLICVAIAVVGPLAHRAHNDFTIHMLVHLLLGMFAPIFIALAAPMTLFLRTLNVGTARRLSSILKSRPLKILTHPIIATLLNLGGLWILYTTNLYSMMQKSILLHLFIHFHVFIAGYLFTTSMIYVDPISHRYSYIYRSIILIVASAGHGILSKYIYAHPPAGVVTEQAEIGGVLMYYGGDFVDIVLIFILCLQWSRGSRPRTKVKNIVRSWNVSDFLKLKTLK; this comes from the coding sequence ATGAACAATAACCATCTTCATCACGAAATATGGAGTTTATTGGATTTTTCGTTATTCGTATTCATTTTAATTATATTAATAATTTATGTTGTAGCGACGGTATTATCAAATCGTCAGTACAAACGATGGCCGTTATATCGAAGTGTCTTCTGGGTTTTAGGGCTTATTTGTGTAGCAATAGCAGTTGTTGGACCTTTAGCTCATCGCGCTCATAATGACTTCACAATACATATGCTTGTGCATTTGCTCCTTGGGATGTTTGCTCCAATTTTTATAGCATTAGCAGCTCCGATGACTCTTTTTTTACGAACGCTCAATGTGGGAACAGCGCGACGTCTTTCAAGTATACTAAAGAGTAGGCCTTTAAAAATCCTTACTCATCCAATTATCGCAACCTTGCTTAATTTAGGAGGGTTATGGATTCTCTATACGACTAACTTATACTCGATGATGCAGAAAAGTATACTTCTTCATTTGTTCATACATTTCCATGTTTTTATTGCAGGATACCTGTTTACCACATCAATGATTTATGTTGATCCAATATCCCATAGGTATAGTTATATATACCGATCAATTATTTTAATAGTTGCATCAGCTGGTCATGGGATATTATCGAAATACATATATGCTCATCCGCCTGCTGGTGTAGTCACTGAACAAGCTGAAATTGGGGGCGTGCTGATGTATTATGGTGGGGATTTCGTTGATATTGTTCTTATTTTTATACTTTGTTTGCAATGGTCCAGGGGTAGCAGACCGAGAACAAAAGTCAAGAATATAGTAAGGTCATGGAATGTATCGGATTTTTTGAAACTAAAAACATTGAAATGA
- the cotF gene encoding spore coat protein CotF, with the protein MSYPNQLAWHETLDLHELVAFQANGLIKLKKSVRNVPDQALQSLYIKAINAIQNNLQELVQFYPYAPGFQSQHRDDTGFYAGDLLGLAKTSVRNYAIAITETATPRLREVLTRQINGAIQLHAQVFNFMYERGYYPAYDLKQLLKNDVQNVQKAIQMQY; encoded by the coding sequence ATGTCTTATCCTAATCAGTTAGCTTGGCATGAAACATTGGATCTACATGAATTAGTAGCATTCCAAGCGAACGGTTTAATCAAATTAAAAAAGTCAGTTAGAAATGTACCTGATCAAGCACTTCAATCGTTATATATTAAAGCTATAAATGCCATCCAAAACAATCTACAAGAGTTAGTACAGTTTTATCCATATGCTCCTGGATTTCAATCACAGCATCGTGATGACACTGGATTTTACGCTGGAGATTTGCTTGGATTAGCAAAGACATCTGTTCGAAACTATGCAATCGCAATTACTGAAACTGCAACACCCCGACTTAGAGAAGTTTTAACCCGTCAAATAAATGGCGCTATACAATTACATGCGCAGGTTTTTAACTTTATGTACGAACGCGGTTACTATCCAGCTTACGATTTAAAGCAACTATTAAAAAATGATGTTCAAAATGTGCAAAAGGCAATACAAATGCAATATTAA